A genomic region of Candidatus Delongbacteria bacterium contains the following coding sequences:
- a CDS encoding DUF4391 domain-containing protein: protein HPTNENQSVIDWTFRSPWFSVDNIPLKLKLKGSLDDVFNDLCFQISGKKKKSITELIQYEEELKRLKDEVIKLESAIKRSKQFNEKVELNLKLQEVSKKLSHL, encoded by the coding sequence ACATCCTACCAATGAAAACCAATCGGTAATTGATTGGACTTTTCGTAGTCCGTGGTTTTCGGTTGATAACATTCCATTAAAGCTAAAACTAAAAGGTAGCTTAGATGATGTTTTTAACGACCTATGTTTCCAAATTTCAGGAAAAAAGAAAAAGTCCATAACCGAATTAATTCAGTATGAGGAGGAATTAAAAAGGTTAAAAGATGAAGTAATTAAGCTTGAATCTGCAATTAAAAGGTCAAAGCAGTTTAATGAAAAAGTAGAGTTGAATTTGAAGTTGCAGGAGGTTTCTAAAAAGTTGTCTCATTTGTAA